From a single Chitinophaga sp. Cy-1792 genomic region:
- a CDS encoding FecR family protein — protein MATPDYHNYNASQLALDQDFQDWILQPERHNVFWENWLLQYPEKEPVIAAARQLVGTIRFKEYSMSVQDKELLLDAVWHKMDEIPDTPGNRKYLPWTYAAAVLTGILITAAFLLLKPAAKPVILSARTLPGEKKTWLLPDSSEVVLNADSRLLYATTPGSGREVWLDGEAYFHVKHKSNNEQFIVHTYENIKVEVTGTRFNVNSKGPDVIVVLEQGGIRLHINEAIPGKAATMALVPGEMVRFSKSAGDYAKSKTDPAKFTAWHNGKLIMEDYTLEDAATFMRQTFGCNLIVKDTALLKYKVSGSMPVVYNVDTMMLQLANVFRIQFNQKGNDIWIQKR, from the coding sequence TTGGCTACACCGGACTACCATAATTATAATGCCAGTCAATTAGCACTGGATCAGGACTTTCAGGATTGGATACTGCAACCGGAACGCCACAACGTTTTTTGGGAAAACTGGCTCCTGCAATACCCGGAAAAAGAACCCGTGATAGCTGCCGCCAGGCAACTGGTCGGTACCATCCGCTTCAAGGAATATTCCATGTCTGTACAAGACAAGGAACTTCTCCTGGACGCTGTCTGGCACAAAATGGACGAAATCCCGGACACCCCCGGAAACAGGAAATACCTCCCCTGGACATACGCCGCGGCTGTATTAACCGGGATACTGATTACTGCTGCATTTTTGCTCCTCAAACCTGCGGCAAAACCGGTGATACTGTCCGCACGAACCCTGCCAGGCGAAAAAAAAACCTGGCTGCTGCCTGATAGCTCGGAAGTAGTGCTCAACGCCGATTCACGGCTACTCTACGCCACTACCCCCGGCAGCGGCAGAGAAGTATGGCTCGACGGTGAAGCATACTTCCACGTAAAACATAAAAGCAATAATGAACAGTTTATAGTACATACATACGAAAATATTAAAGTGGAAGTTACCGGCACCCGGTTCAATGTCAACAGCAAAGGGCCTGATGTAATTGTAGTACTGGAACAGGGCGGCATACGCCTGCATATCAATGAGGCAATACCCGGAAAGGCCGCAACCATGGCCCTCGTACCGGGAGAAATGGTAAGGTTTAGTAAGTCGGCGGGCGACTATGCCAAAAGTAAAACAGACCCCGCAAAGTTTACCGCCTGGCATAATGGTAAACTCATCATGGAAGATTATACCCTCGAAGATGCTGCCACCTTCATGCGGCAGACCTTCGGATGTAACCTCATCGTAAAAGATACAGCACTGCTGAAATATAAAGTATCTGGCTCCATGCCCGTAGTCTATAATGTTGATACCATGATGTTACAGCTGGCCAACGTTTTCAGGATTCAATTCAACCAAAAAGGCAACGATATCTGGATTCAAAAGAGATAA
- a CDS encoding TonB-dependent receptor — MKKGLRVMLMPLLALLFLSQTLTAQDLAVNNAALPVATAPDANRPQEAELKTVLQLIEQHFQVSIAYKSNLIKSKKTPVQVTECRSAEEALLKALAPFNLHFEKPREHFYIITEKPANTGTHDFQQQQHAVKGTVKDVKGNPIPGITVKLAGTNKGVVTNESGSFNLITPGDAAEALEFSSLGFETLRVSIDGRTTVNVTLKEGASALNEIVVTGYTTQRKKDLTGSVAVVNIDNLQKQPTAQITEQLQGQASGVTVIGSGQPGEAPQVRIRGVNTFGNNSPLYVVDGVPTTSIADINPNDVASLQVLKDAGAASIYGARASNGVIIITTRRGTGKINVSYDGYYGRQIPKSGNVWNTLNPQERADLRWMAYKNSGQDPGDALYGTGAKPVIPDYILPEGAKEGDPSVDPKLYFVNPDYTDPNEMNNFYQIVRANKAGTDWYHELFRPAPITSQNIAVSGGGDRGNYLFSLNYFNQQGTLMNTYLKRYTIRSNTQYNISDHIRVGENLAYSITDNPAVDELSSDAVIGHAIREQTIIPVYDITGNFAGSKPDDLGDAFNPVAIQYRTRNNKGLSSRLLGNVFAEIDFLKYIIFRTSFGGEVYSAWRHSFTYPQYENRENASVNSYSESADNGYDWTWTNTLTYHQTLNKVHDLKVMLGTEAYEHNSRSVGGTTLDYFTFDPNFPDLSTGTGTQTNYSNRSIDALSSLIGRVDYAFRDKYLISATIRRDGSSRFIGGNHFGWFPAVSAGWRISQEAFMQHLTWISDLKLRGGWGIMGNQLNLGINNGFSLYAGNRNSSYYDLSGTNKSLTPGFAGFQIGNPAARWESDGNANFGLDATFLHGRLDFSADYYQKNIRDLLYNPELPGLAGTAASPFVNIASMKNTGFDFSIGWRSEIAKGLKLTVTGTLTTYKNKILKIADGVDYFDTDSRRFDGSNIIRNAVGHPVSSFFGYKVIGFWNSQADIDAADAIAQKATSDPHATYQTDEGIGRFRYADVNNDGKIDADDRTFLGNPNPDFSYGLNIGLSYKGFDFSMFLFGTHGNQIWNNVRWWRDFYSTFEGAKSKTALYDSWRPDHQNAKAPIQEINAYASTSGVPNSYMVENGSYLRCKNIQLGYTLPSAWLTRYHINKLRVYVQGANLFTITKYSGLDPEINGSGVTDFGVDEGGYPNQRQYLIGINLGF, encoded by the coding sequence ATGAAAAAAGGTTTACGTGTAATGCTAATGCCGCTATTAGCCCTGTTATTCCTGTCCCAAACCCTGACTGCCCAGGACCTGGCTGTTAACAATGCAGCCCTCCCCGTAGCAACGGCTCCCGATGCCAACAGGCCGCAGGAAGCAGAATTGAAAACCGTTCTGCAACTGATAGAACAACATTTTCAGGTGTCTATCGCCTATAAAAGCAACCTGATAAAAAGTAAAAAGACCCCCGTACAGGTTACTGAATGCCGCTCTGCGGAAGAGGCACTGCTCAAAGCACTCGCGCCATTTAACCTGCACTTCGAAAAGCCCAGGGAACATTTTTACATTATCACGGAAAAGCCCGCAAATACCGGCACACACGACTTCCAGCAACAGCAACATGCTGTTAAGGGTACTGTGAAGGATGTAAAAGGAAATCCTATCCCAGGCATAACGGTGAAACTCGCCGGCACCAATAAAGGGGTGGTTACCAACGAGTCCGGGTCCTTCAATCTCATCACCCCCGGCGATGCGGCGGAAGCACTGGAATTTTCTTCCCTCGGCTTCGAAACACTTCGTGTATCCATCGACGGCAGAACAACGGTTAATGTGACCCTGAAAGAAGGCGCCAGCGCCCTCAATGAAATTGTTGTCACGGGATATACCACGCAACGGAAAAAAGACCTTACCGGGTCCGTAGCGGTTGTCAATATCGATAACCTGCAAAAACAACCTACCGCACAAATTACGGAACAACTGCAGGGACAAGCCTCCGGGGTAACGGTAATCGGCTCCGGCCAGCCTGGGGAAGCGCCGCAGGTACGTATCCGCGGTGTCAATACCTTCGGCAACAACAGCCCGCTATACGTGGTAGATGGTGTGCCTACTACCAGCATCGCGGACATCAACCCCAACGATGTAGCTTCGCTCCAGGTACTGAAAGATGCCGGTGCTGCTTCTATCTACGGTGCCAGGGCTTCCAACGGTGTGATCATCATCACCACCCGCCGCGGTACCGGTAAGATTAATGTCAGCTACGACGGCTATTACGGCCGCCAGATCCCTAAAAGCGGCAACGTCTGGAATACGCTCAACCCGCAGGAACGCGCTGACCTCCGCTGGATGGCCTATAAGAACTCCGGCCAGGACCCAGGCGATGCGCTCTATGGTACCGGCGCCAAACCAGTGATACCTGACTATATTCTCCCCGAAGGGGCGAAAGAAGGGGACCCTTCGGTAGACCCTAAACTGTATTTCGTCAACCCGGACTATACGGACCCCAACGAAATGAATAATTTCTACCAGATCGTCAGGGCTAATAAAGCGGGTACTGACTGGTACCATGAACTGTTCCGCCCCGCACCCATCACCAGCCAGAATATCGCTGTCAGCGGCGGCGGCGACAGAGGCAATTACCTGTTCTCGCTCAACTACTTCAACCAGCAGGGAACCCTCATGAATACCTACCTGAAAAGGTATACAATCCGCTCCAATACGCAGTATAATATCTCTGATCATATCAGGGTGGGAGAGAACCTGGCCTATTCCATTACCGATAATCCCGCTGTAGACGAGCTTTCCAGTGATGCGGTCATCGGCCACGCCATCAGGGAACAAACCATCATCCCGGTATATGATATCACAGGGAATTTCGCCGGATCCAAACCCGACGACCTCGGTGATGCTTTCAACCCCGTTGCCATTCAATACCGCACCCGCAATAATAAAGGTCTCAGCAGCCGCCTCCTGGGAAATGTATTCGCTGAAATTGACTTCCTGAAATATATCATCTTCCGTACCAGCTTCGGTGGTGAAGTATATTCCGCATGGCGGCATTCATTCACCTACCCGCAATATGAAAACAGAGAAAATGCTTCGGTGAACTCCTACTCGGAAAGTGCAGACAATGGCTACGACTGGACATGGACCAATACCCTTACCTATCACCAGACGCTCAATAAGGTACATGACCTGAAAGTGATGCTGGGCACTGAAGCATATGAACATAACAGCCGTTCTGTAGGTGGTACTACGCTGGATTACTTTACTTTTGATCCCAACTTCCCGGATCTCTCTACCGGTACTGGTACGCAAACCAACTACAGCAACCGCTCTATTGACGCACTGTCGTCGCTGATAGGCCGCGTGGATTACGCTTTCCGTGATAAATACCTCATCAGCGCCACCATACGCCGCGATGGCTCCTCCCGCTTTATCGGCGGTAACCACTTCGGATGGTTCCCCGCTGTTTCCGCCGGCTGGCGCATCTCCCAGGAAGCATTCATGCAGCACCTTACCTGGATATCTGATCTCAAACTCCGCGGTGGATGGGGTATCATGGGCAACCAGCTCAACCTGGGTATCAACAATGGCTTCTCTTTGTATGCCGGTAACCGCAATTCCAGTTACTACGATCTCAGTGGAACGAATAAAAGCCTGACACCTGGCTTCGCGGGCTTCCAGATTGGTAACCCCGCCGCCAGATGGGAAAGTGACGGCAATGCCAACTTCGGACTGGATGCTACTTTCCTCCATGGCCGCCTCGATTTCTCTGCCGATTACTACCAGAAAAATATACGTGACCTGCTCTATAACCCTGAACTACCTGGCCTCGCAGGTACCGCTGCCTCTCCGTTCGTGAATATCGCCAGTATGAAAAATACCGGCTTCGATTTCTCCATCGGATGGCGTAGCGAAATCGCCAAAGGTCTCAAACTAACGGTTACGGGTACACTGACTACCTACAAAAATAAAATCCTGAAAATTGCTGACGGGGTAGATTACTTTGATACAGATTCCAGGAGATTCGATGGTAGCAATATTATCCGTAATGCCGTAGGACACCCGGTTTCTTCTTTCTTCGGCTATAAAGTGATCGGATTCTGGAACTCCCAGGCAGACATAGACGCTGCCGATGCTATCGCGCAAAAAGCTACCAGCGATCCGCACGCTACCTATCAGACAGATGAAGGCATAGGAAGATTCCGTTATGCGGATGTTAATAACGACGGAAAGATTGACGCGGATGACCGTACCTTCCTGGGAAATCCAAATCCTGATTTCTCCTACGGCCTGAATATCGGCCTTAGCTATAAAGGTTTCGACTTTAGCATGTTCCTCTTCGGTACCCATGGCAACCAGATATGGAATAATGTACGCTGGTGGAGAGATTTCTACAGCACCTTCGAAGGCGCAAAAAGCAAAACGGCGCTCTACGACTCCTGGCGCCCTGACCACCAGAATGCAAAAGCACCTATCCAGGAGATCAACGCCTATGCCAGCACCAGCGGCGTCCCTAACTCCTATATGGTGGAAAACGGCAGCTACCTGCGCTGTAAAAATATTCAGCTGGGATATACACTGCCTTCCGCATGGCTGACCAGGTACCATATCAATAAATTGCGTGTATACGTACAGGGTGCCAACCTGTTCACCATCACAAAATACTCCGGTCTCGATCCTGAAATCAATGGCTCCGGCGTTACTGACTTCGGTGTAGACGAAGGTGGCTACCCCAACCAGCGCCAGTATCTGATTGGTATTAATCTCGGTTTCTGA
- a CDS encoding RagB/SusD family nutrient uptake outer membrane protein, whose protein sequence is MNTYSHKIFGWAAGILLLLSACSKDFLERKPQAALDESQLTNKKGVNILLVGAYGAIDGQDFVNGDMVNLSGGSGYVVSPDNWVYGSVCGGDAHKGSSPDDASTILTVATFGTNASNGFFNDKWRVNYEGIRRCNFVLHLLTKVTDMTDAEKTEVAAEARFLRGHFYSDLKKMFDKVPWMDETNTDFANLNVDQYKLPNKESIWPKIEADFQYAMQNLNERQSEVGRANKWAAAAYLAKTYLYQAKYTDAMPIFENVINNGVTTKGVKFNLVKHFHDNYDGATENNEEDVFSIQYSANDGSGGTANANQGEMLNYPYGGPFSCCGFYQPSQDLVNSFRTDDNGLPYLDSYNQHPVKNDMGIASADNFVPDGGNLDPRLDWTVGRRGLPYLDWGLHPGRDWIRTQTSAGPYSPKKNVYMQATQSQFYDPNGWAPGNAINYVLIRFSDVLLMAAECQAQVGDLSKAEAYVNRVRARAMDPSGWVHTYIDDDNPLEGNTDDPAANYVIGTYPVGTFGGSGKDWALKAIHFERKLELAMEGHRFFDLVRWGEAETTLNAYFTYEATITSDIAGARFTPKKNEYFPIPQRQIDLSIKDGKSTLDQNHGY, encoded by the coding sequence ATGAACACATATTCTCATAAAATTTTTGGATGGGCAGCAGGTATACTTCTTTTGTTGAGTGCCTGTAGTAAAGACTTCCTGGAACGCAAGCCACAGGCTGCGCTCGACGAATCACAGCTGACAAATAAAAAGGGGGTAAACATCCTCCTCGTAGGCGCCTACGGCGCCATAGACGGCCAGGACTTTGTAAATGGTGATATGGTAAACCTCTCCGGTGGCAGCGGTTATGTGGTGTCGCCCGATAACTGGGTGTATGGCTCCGTATGCGGCGGTGATGCGCATAAAGGAAGTAGTCCTGACGATGCCTCAACGATACTTACGGTGGCTACTTTCGGTACCAATGCCAGCAATGGTTTCTTCAACGATAAATGGCGGGTCAACTATGAAGGTATCCGCAGATGTAATTTTGTACTGCACCTGCTCACTAAAGTAACGGATATGACAGATGCAGAAAAGACGGAAGTGGCTGCGGAAGCACGTTTCCTGCGCGGTCATTTTTATTCTGATCTTAAAAAGATGTTCGATAAAGTGCCCTGGATGGATGAAACCAATACCGATTTCGCTAACCTGAACGTAGATCAGTACAAGCTGCCAAACAAAGAAAGTATATGGCCTAAGATTGAAGCTGATTTTCAGTATGCCATGCAAAACCTCAACGAACGCCAGTCGGAGGTAGGTAGGGCCAATAAATGGGCGGCCGCGGCCTATCTCGCCAAAACTTATCTCTATCAGGCAAAATATACGGATGCAATGCCCATCTTCGAAAATGTAATCAATAACGGGGTAACTACCAAAGGAGTAAAATTCAACCTGGTTAAGCATTTTCATGATAACTACGACGGCGCTACGGAAAATAACGAAGAGGATGTTTTTTCTATTCAATACAGTGCGAATGATGGCTCCGGTGGCACTGCCAATGCCAACCAGGGCGAAATGCTCAATTATCCGTATGGCGGCCCTTTCAGCTGCTGTGGCTTCTACCAGCCTTCGCAGGACCTGGTAAATTCCTTCCGTACCGACGACAACGGCCTCCCTTATCTGGATAGTTATAACCAGCATCCGGTGAAAAATGATATGGGCATTGCCTCTGCTGATAACTTCGTTCCGGATGGAGGAAACCTGGACCCACGCCTCGATTGGACCGTAGGCCGCCGCGGCCTTCCTTACCTCGACTGGGGACTGCATCCCGGCCGCGACTGGATCCGTACACAAACATCCGCTGGTCCTTATTCTCCTAAGAAAAATGTTTACATGCAGGCCACACAAAGCCAGTTCTATGATCCTAACGGCTGGGCGCCTGGTAATGCCATCAACTATGTACTGATACGCTTCTCAGATGTGTTGCTGATGGCGGCAGAATGTCAGGCACAGGTAGGTGATCTCTCTAAGGCAGAAGCTTATGTAAACCGCGTAAGAGCCCGCGCCATGGACCCTTCCGGATGGGTACATACCTATATCGATGATGATAATCCACTGGAAGGCAATACCGATGATCCTGCCGCCAATTACGTCATAGGAACTTATCCTGTAGGTACGTTTGGCGGTAGTGGTAAGGATTGGGCGCTAAAGGCCATTCACTTCGAACGTAAGCTGGAACTGGCCATGGAAGGTCATCGGTTTTTTGATCTGGTAAGATGGGGAGAGGCGGAAACGACGCTCAATGCTTATTTTACCTATGAAGCTACTATCACTTCTGATATCGCAGGCGCAAGATTTACGCCTAAAAAGAATGAATACTTTCCTATTCCACAGCGACAGATAGATCTGAGTATTAAAGACGGGAAAAGTACCCTGGATCAGAATCACGGATACTAA
- a CDS encoding NADH:flavin oxidoreductase/NADH oxidase — MAHLFEPLQLRAITLKNRIVVSPMCEYSSEDGFANDWHLVHLGSRAVGGAGLVLTEATAVSPEGRISPQDLGIWKEEHLPMLLRITQFIKSQGAVPGIQLAHAGRKASTYRPWEGHKAVPESEGGWTVYAPSAIPFNDVYPLPVALTKEGIKKVIQDFAKATERAIRAGFEVIELHGAHGYLIHNFLSPLSNQRTDDYGGSFENRIRLAVEITEAVRAVLPQQFPLLMRLSATDWADGGWTPEETVKLAMILKEKGVDLVDASSGGLAAHQKIQVGALYQVPFAEMIRKEAGIATGAVGMITTPLEAESIIAEGRADLVLMARELLRDPYFPLRAAHELHYDEMPWPVQYDRAKRKP; from the coding sequence ATGGCACATTTATTTGAACCCCTTCAACTGAGGGCAATAACGCTGAAGAACAGAATTGTGGTGTCGCCCATGTGCGAATATTCCTCAGAAGATGGTTTTGCCAACGACTGGCACCTGGTACATTTAGGCAGCAGGGCAGTTGGCGGCGCAGGACTGGTCCTTACAGAGGCTACCGCCGTTTCCCCGGAAGGCCGTATTTCCCCGCAGGACCTCGGCATCTGGAAAGAAGAACATCTTCCCATGCTCCTGCGTATTACACAGTTCATTAAATCACAAGGCGCCGTTCCCGGTATCCAGCTGGCACATGCCGGCCGGAAAGCCAGTACCTACCGCCCCTGGGAAGGACACAAGGCCGTACCCGAGAGTGAGGGCGGATGGACGGTATACGCACCCAGCGCCATCCCGTTCAACGACGTATATCCGTTGCCGGTAGCACTCACCAAAGAGGGTATCAAAAAAGTAATACAGGATTTCGCGAAAGCAACAGAACGTGCCATCAGAGCAGGCTTTGAGGTAATAGAATTACATGGTGCTCACGGTTACCTCATCCATAATTTCCTCTCCCCACTCAGCAACCAGCGTACCGATGATTATGGCGGCAGCTTCGAAAACAGGATACGACTGGCAGTCGAAATCACAGAGGCAGTGAGAGCCGTACTGCCACAACAATTCCCGCTGCTCATGCGCCTCTCCGCTACAGACTGGGCCGATGGCGGATGGACACCTGAAGAAACCGTGAAACTGGCAATGATACTGAAAGAGAAAGGAGTAGACCTGGTAGATGCCAGCTCCGGTGGACTGGCAGCACACCAGAAAATTCAGGTGGGGGCCCTGTACCAGGTGCCATTCGCTGAAATGATTAGGAAAGAAGCCGGTATCGCCACCGGTGCGGTAGGCATGATAACCACCCCGCTGGAAGCGGAATCCATCATCGCGGAAGGAAGAGCCGACCTGGTGCTTATGGCCAGAGAACTCCTCCGTGATCCCTATTTCCCGCTGAGAGCCGCGCACGAACTCCATTACGACGAAATGCCATGGCCCGTGCAATATGATAGGGCAAAGAGAAAACCTTAA
- a CDS encoding AraC family transcriptional regulator, whose product MKKENLYEPFEVEIKDLSEGLETAHGHNFFELAYIVSGTGQQTINSHHFNYAPGHMFLITPEDIHSLEVQTPTVFFFLRFTDIYIQQYSLSQENIKKLEFILQNANHQPGCILKNQTDKSIVKPMVDAVIREYVNRDIYNQELIRLMVNTLIVIVARNITKFLPQQTDEQTDAKAMDILQYIRQHIFQPEKIRTEVISKHFSVSEHYLGRYFKKHTNETMQQFIMNYKLRMIEHRLRFSDMRISEIVSELGFTDESHLNRFFKKQKGVSPTAYRKNNRRVPLA is encoded by the coding sequence ATGAAGAAAGAAAATCTGTATGAGCCATTTGAAGTAGAAATCAAAGACTTATCCGAAGGGCTGGAAACAGCGCATGGGCATAATTTCTTTGAGCTGGCTTACATTGTATCAGGTACGGGCCAACAAACAATCAACAGCCATCACTTCAATTATGCACCAGGGCATATGTTCCTGATTACACCGGAAGATATCCATTCGCTGGAGGTTCAAACACCAACGGTATTCTTTTTCCTACGCTTTACCGATATCTACATACAACAGTATTCTTTGTCACAGGAGAATATTAAGAAACTGGAATTTATTCTGCAGAATGCCAATCACCAGCCGGGCTGCATATTGAAGAACCAGACAGATAAAAGTATTGTGAAACCTATGGTAGATGCGGTTATCCGGGAATATGTCAACCGGGACATTTATAACCAGGAGCTGATAAGGCTGATGGTAAATACGCTGATTGTTATAGTAGCCAGGAATATCACGAAGTTTTTGCCACAGCAAACAGATGAACAGACGGATGCCAAGGCAATGGATATTTTACAATATATCCGCCAACATATATTTCAGCCGGAAAAGATCAGAACAGAGGTTATCAGCAAGCATTTCAGCGTATCGGAGCATTATCTTGGCCGGTATTTCAAGAAGCATACCAATGAAACCATGCAGCAATTCATTATGAATTACAAGCTGCGGATGATAGAACACCGTTTACGGTTCAGCGACATGCGTATCAGTGAAATCGTGTCGGAGCTTGGGTTTACGGACGAGAGTCATCTAAACCGTTTCTTTAAAAAGCAGAAAGGTGTGAGTCCGACGGCCTATAGAAAAAACAACCGAAGGGTACCGCTGGCATAA
- a CDS encoding NADP-dependent oxidoreductase — protein sequence MKAIVLKAFGPVDNLVIKEIPTPHISAGEVLVKVKAISINPVDVKTRSGSGFSQALKDFDPIILGWDISGVVVASESPLFKVNDAVFGMVNFPGHGKAYAEYVAVPADQLALKPDNITHEEAAAATLTALTAWQAMVGNGNILPGQKVLIHAAAGGVGHFAVQIAKGLGAYVIGTSSAANKDALLELGVDQHIDYTSQHLKDHVNGVDYTLDAVGVQAVADSLEIINPGGTLISINGATREVIADMAKPFQVNGKFVLVHSNGKDMQELASWLRDGRLRPIVAAVFPFDEMGKAHLQVETSRTVGKVVVRVD from the coding sequence ATGAAAGCAATCGTATTAAAAGCATTCGGCCCCGTAGATAACCTCGTGATCAAAGAAATACCGACCCCTCACATCAGCGCCGGTGAAGTACTGGTAAAGGTAAAAGCGATCAGTATCAATCCTGTAGATGTAAAAACCCGCTCAGGTAGCGGTTTTTCACAGGCCCTGAAGGATTTTGATCCCATCATTCTCGGCTGGGATATCTCCGGTGTGGTGGTAGCCAGCGAATCACCGCTGTTTAAAGTAAATGATGCCGTTTTTGGCATGGTCAACTTCCCCGGACACGGTAAGGCCTACGCGGAATATGTAGCTGTACCCGCTGATCAGCTGGCACTGAAGCCGGATAATATTACCCATGAAGAAGCGGCGGCGGCTACTTTAACGGCGCTAACGGCATGGCAGGCCATGGTGGGTAACGGGAATATCCTGCCCGGCCAGAAAGTACTCATACATGCAGCTGCCGGCGGGGTTGGACATTTTGCTGTCCAGATTGCCAAAGGGCTCGGCGCCTATGTAATCGGTACTTCTTCTGCGGCAAACAAAGACGCACTCCTTGAGCTGGGAGTAGACCAGCATATCGACTATACCTCCCAGCACCTGAAAGATCATGTTAACGGTGTCGACTATACGCTAGATGCCGTGGGTGTACAGGCGGTGGCCGACTCCCTCGAAATAATTAATCCAGGTGGTACACTGATCAGTATCAACGGCGCCACCAGGGAGGTGATAGCAGATATGGCAAAGCCCTTCCAGGTAAACGGGAAGTTTGTTCTCGTGCATTCAAATGGAAAAGATATGCAGGAACTGGCCTCCTGGCTCCGCGACGGAAGACTGCGTCCCATCGTAGCAGCCGTATTTCCCTTTGATGAAATGGGGAAAGCACACCTCCAGGTAGAAACTTCCAGAACAGTAGGGAAGGTGGTTGTGCGGGTAGATTAA
- the mgrA gene encoding L-glyceraldehyde 3-phosphate reductase has translation MSNYTPDTARYNQMNYQRCGKSGLMLPAVSLGLWHNFGSIDNFENGRSIVRHAFDNGITHFDLANNYGPVPGSAEENFGRIIKKDFTGHLRDELVISTKAGYTMWPGPYGDKGSRKYLISSLDQSLQRMGLDYADIFYSHRPDPETPIEETMGALHSIVQQGKALYVGLSNYTAEQTATAVAVLKSLGTPCLIHQPKYSMFERWVENGLLDVLEANGVGCIPFSPLAQGLLTNKYLHGIPEGSRASKPSGFLKETDITPEKISKVQRLNELAVNRGQSLAQMALAWILKDRRITSVLIGASSVKQLDDNLKALDNRRFTPDELSAIETILG, from the coding sequence ATGTCGAACTACACACCGGATACGGCCCGATATAACCAGATGAACTATCAGCGTTGCGGAAAAAGTGGCCTGATGCTGCCAGCAGTATCATTGGGTCTGTGGCATAACTTCGGTTCCATTGATAACTTCGAGAATGGCCGAAGCATTGTCCGTCATGCCTTTGACAATGGCATCACCCATTTTGACCTGGCTAACAATTATGGCCCTGTTCCGGGCAGTGCAGAAGAGAATTTCGGTCGTATTATAAAGAAAGATTTCACTGGTCATCTGAGAGATGAGCTGGTCATTTCCACCAAAGCAGGTTACACCATGTGGCCCGGCCCTTACGGAGATAAAGGTTCCAGGAAATATCTCATTTCCAGTTTAGACCAGAGCTTACAGCGGATGGGGTTGGATTATGCAGATATTTTCTATAGCCACCGGCCTGATCCTGAGACTCCCATTGAAGAAACGATGGGCGCGCTCCACAGCATTGTGCAGCAGGGAAAGGCCTTGTATGTCGGGTTATCCAATTACACAGCGGAGCAAACCGCAACAGCAGTAGCTGTTTTAAAGTCCCTGGGCACCCCTTGCCTGATCCATCAGCCAAAGTACAGCATGTTTGAAAGATGGGTGGAAAACGGCCTGCTGGATGTACTGGAAGCCAATGGTGTGGGATGTATTCCTTTCTCGCCGCTGGCACAGGGATTACTGACCAATAAATACCTGCATGGCATTCCGGAAGGTTCCAGGGCCAGTAAGCCTTCAGGATTCCTGAAAGAAACCGATATCACCCCTGAAAAAATCAGTAAAGTTCAGCGATTGAATGAGCTGGCAGTTAATCGTGGGCAGAGCCTGGCGCAAATGGCGCTGGCATGGATACTGAAAGATAGAAGGATCACATCCGTGCTGATAGGCGCCAGCTCTGTAAAGCAGCTGGATGATAACCTGAAAGCACTGGACAACCGCAGGTTTACGCCGGATGAGTTATCCGCTATCGAGACTATATTGGGATAA